The Pseudoalteromonas aliena SW19 genome includes a region encoding these proteins:
- a CDS encoding ABC-F family ATPase, giving the protein MISTANITMQFGAEPLFENISAKFGNGNRYGLIGANGCGKSTFMKILSGALVPSAGNVSITPGLKVGNLSQDQFAFEQYSVVDAVIMGDVELWKVKQERERIYSLPEMSEEDGMKVADLESVFAEMDGYTAESRAEEILLEAGIDKEFHYGLMANVAPGWKLRVLLAQALFANPDILLLDEPTNNLDIHTITWLANELNKRKCTMIIISHDRHFLNSVCTHMADIDYGELRIYPGNYEKFLEAAGLQREQLLAENAKKSAEIDELQDFVNRFGANASKAKQASSRAKKMDKIKLDEVKSSSRMSPSLSFDEGKKMYRQALEVNKLGHGFDGETLFTGGDLLLEAGAKLAVIGENGVGKTTFLRCLVDELKSLEGEIKWSENATFGYCPQDSTKDFDNDLTLFDWMSQWRTAKHNDLMVRGMLGRLLFTADDSNKKARNCSGGEKNRLLFGKLMMQDVNVLVMDEPTNHMDMEAIEALNNALKDFEGTLIFVSHDREFVSSLATRIIDIKDKEVIDFQGTFDEYLSSCEEKKA; this is encoded by the coding sequence TTGATCTCCACCGCAAATATTACGATGCAGTTTGGCGCAGAGCCGTTGTTTGAAAACATTTCAGCTAAATTTGGTAACGGTAACCGTTACGGTTTAATTGGCGCTAACGGCTGCGGCAAGTCGACTTTCATGAAAATTTTAAGCGGTGCGCTTGTACCAAGTGCGGGTAATGTCTCTATTACTCCAGGGTTAAAAGTAGGTAACCTAAGCCAAGACCAGTTTGCTTTTGAGCAATACAGCGTTGTAGACGCAGTAATTATGGGTGACGTGGAGCTTTGGAAAGTAAAGCAAGAACGCGAACGTATTTACTCGTTACCAGAAATGAGCGAAGAAGACGGCATGAAAGTAGCCGATCTTGAAAGCGTATTCGCTGAAATGGACGGCTACACAGCAGAGAGCCGCGCAGAAGAAATTTTGCTTGAAGCGGGTATAGATAAAGAATTTCATTACGGTTTAATGGCAAACGTAGCGCCAGGTTGGAAACTACGTGTGCTTTTAGCACAAGCGTTGTTTGCAAACCCTGATATTTTGCTACTCGATGAGCCTACTAATAACTTGGATATTCATACCATTACGTGGCTTGCTAACGAGCTTAACAAACGTAAATGTACGATGATTATTATTTCGCATGACCGTCACTTTTTAAACTCGGTATGTACACACATGGCCGATATTGATTACGGCGAGCTTCGTATTTATCCTGGTAACTACGAGAAATTTTTAGAAGCTGCGGGCCTACAACGTGAGCAACTTTTAGCTGAAAACGCTAAAAAGAGTGCAGAAATTGACGAGCTACAAGACTTTGTTAACCGTTTTGGTGCTAACGCGTCAAAAGCTAAACAAGCAAGTTCGCGCGCTAAAAAAATGGATAAAATTAAGCTTGATGAAGTTAAATCGTCAAGCCGTATGAGCCCATCACTTTCGTTTGACGAAGGTAAAAAAATGTACCGTCAAGCGCTTGAAGTTAATAAACTTGGCCATGGTTTTGATGGCGAAACGTTATTTACTGGTGGCGACTTATTACTAGAAGCCGGCGCTAAGCTTGCGGTTATTGGCGAAAATGGTGTGGGTAAAACCACCTTTTTACGCTGCTTAGTAGATGAGCTTAAAAGTTTAGAAGGCGAAATTAAATGGTCTGAAAATGCGACCTTTGGTTATTGCCCACAAGACAGCACAAAAGATTTTGATAACGATTTAACCTTGTTTGATTGGATGTCGCAATGGCGCACTGCTAAGCACAACGATTTAATGGTTCGTGGCATGTTAGGCCGCTTGTTGTTTACCGCAGACGATTCAAACAAAAAAGCCCGCAACTGCTCTGGTGGTGAAAAAAACCGCCTGTTATTTGGTAAGTTAATGATGCAGGACGTTAACGTACTTGTCATGGACGAACCAACTAACCACATGGATATGGAAGCAATTGAAGCGCTTAACAACGCGCTTAAAGACTTTGAGGGTACGCTTATTTTTGTAAGCCATGACCGCGAGTTTGTATCATCATTAGCGACACGTATTATTGATATAAAAGATAAAGAAGTAATCGACTTCCAAGGTACGTTTGACGAATACCTTTCAAGTTGTGAAGAGAAAAAAGCGTAA
- a CDS encoding substrate-binding periplasmic protein has product MKRLNTLLFYLLCTASHSAFACDRTFTIASHDAFWPPYVMGMSDIFKGTEVEALNIIFKDSPFCFKVELLPNSKRAFTELKHGRIDIGWAASYTDARAEYVYFTDSYRTEVMRLYENKSNPHNIKNLADIFEQGLTVGANFGSYYGKEFEQYKKRYKKQIEYTSSASKRFELLNKKRIDFAIEDSLVGAFFSKRGANLQLVDNIKFVNKDQIHLMLSKKTVSAEEVAIISQHIKSNKAALDALFK; this is encoded by the coding sequence ATGAAGAGACTAAACACCCTTTTATTCTATTTACTTTGTACTGCATCACACAGCGCTTTTGCTTGCGACAGAACATTTACTATTGCCTCCCACGATGCCTTTTGGCCGCCATATGTCATGGGAATGAGTGATATATTTAAAGGCACTGAAGTAGAGGCATTAAATATTATTTTTAAAGACTCCCCTTTTTGTTTTAAAGTGGAGCTGTTGCCTAACTCAAAACGCGCTTTTACCGAATTAAAACATGGCCGAATAGATATAGGCTGGGCTGCTAGCTATACCGATGCACGTGCTGAATATGTTTACTTTACCGATAGCTACCGAACTGAGGTTATGCGCTTGTACGAAAATAAAAGCAATCCACATAACATTAAAAATCTAGCCGATATTTTTGAACAAGGACTTACTGTAGGTGCTAACTTTGGAAGCTATTATGGTAAAGAGTTTGAGCAATATAAAAAAAGGTATAAAAAACAAATTGAATATACCAGCTCGGCCAGTAAGCGCTTTGAACTACTTAATAAAAAGCGTATTGATTTTGCAATTGAAGACTCGCTCGTTGGCGCATTTTTTAGTAAGCGCGGCGCTAATTTGCAGTTAGTCGATAACATTAAGTTTGTAAATAAAGACCAAATACATTTAATGCTGAGCAAAAAAACGGTTTCGGCTGAAGAAGTCGCCATAATAAGCCAGCATATAAAAAGCAACAAAGCAGCGCTTGATGCATTATTTAAGTAG
- a CDS encoding UPF0149 family protein, whose translation MSPTKIRNDVIKLSELSAKKPNYYFIQGYLMGLGVLPQMLNPSEWQPDLFGDLNVQNATELKYLESLMALYNQCMEKVIQNELKMPAKCSLSKQDYRDSLKPNMPLPSYCKGVLQALKHINKRMLDAEQKQTLNNLNSVLKAFSSEKAAAKEFGEFAQYNAQEYKRNYVYFMADAIFELRFSNDLTLSDEDEAEFNNLFLDEEPNELDELDELLELVLADTELKALEPMQMLLELMEGHITKQFIKDNTGHFWGLQETRPYMMLRAHRAKIHALHGYTQKAQSELEELLKLNPNDNQGNRFLLMNCLIINKEWDKLDSLLVNSDSEELHATASRALSAFVKHGDSKPANDYKKMLQQQSKHFAKILTGQEKLKEQPPYYSPGSKEEVGVYLDSLGKQAWISVPASLFWLRKK comes from the coding sequence ATGTCGCCAACAAAAATACGCAACGATGTTATAAAACTGAGTGAATTAAGCGCTAAAAAACCAAATTACTATTTTATTCAAGGTTATTTAATGGGGTTGGGTGTATTACCACAAATGCTTAACCCGAGTGAGTGGCAACCAGATCTATTTGGAGATCTTAATGTTCAAAATGCGACTGAACTAAAATACTTAGAAAGCTTAATGGCACTGTATAACCAATGCATGGAAAAAGTAATTCAAAACGAATTAAAAATGCCAGCCAAGTGCAGTCTATCTAAGCAAGACTACCGTGATTCACTAAAACCTAATATGCCCCTACCAAGTTACTGTAAAGGGGTTTTACAGGCGCTTAAACATATAAATAAACGCATGCTTGATGCAGAGCAAAAACAGACTCTTAATAACCTGAACAGCGTTTTAAAAGCATTTTCTAGTGAAAAAGCAGCAGCAAAAGAATTTGGTGAATTTGCGCAATATAACGCCCAAGAATATAAACGTAATTATGTTTATTTTATGGCCGACGCTATTTTTGAACTTCGATTTAGTAATGACCTAACTTTAAGCGATGAAGATGAAGCAGAATTTAACAACCTCTTTTTAGACGAAGAACCAAATGAATTAGATGAGCTTGATGAACTACTTGAACTGGTACTCGCCGATACAGAGCTAAAAGCACTTGAGCCAATGCAGATGCTTTTAGAATTGATGGAAGGGCACATTACAAAGCAATTTATTAAAGACAACACTGGGCACTTTTGGGGGCTGCAAGAAACACGCCCTTATATGATGCTTCGCGCGCATCGAGCAAAAATACACGCACTGCATGGTTATACCCAAAAAGCGCAATCAGAACTCGAAGAGTTACTAAAGCTAAACCCAAACGATAATCAAGGTAATCGCTTTTTATTAATGAATTGCCTAATAATTAATAAAGAATGGGACAAGTTAGACAGTCTATTGGTTAACTCCGACAGTGAAGAGCTACACGCAACAGCAAGCCGTGCGCTAAGTGCTTTTGTAAAGCATGGCGATTCAAAACCCGCTAACGATTACAAAAAAATGCTCCAGCAGCAAAGTAAACACTTTGCCAAAATACTCACAGGGCAAGAAAAACTAAAAGAACAGCCGCCATATTACAGCCCAGGCAGTAAAGAAGAGGTCGGTGTTTACCTTGATTCGTTAGGTAAACAGGCGTGGATTTCGGTTCCCGCGAGTCTTTTTTGGCTAAGAAAAAAGTAA
- a CDS encoding class I SAM-dependent methyltransferase: MSNTTLTYYNQNAKAFSDSTLNVDMSALYAEFLPHVAQKGHILDAGCGSARDAVFFKAQGFTVSAFDASPELAELASSYLQQPVAVKTFQELNCVNQYDGIWCCASLLHVPKAELPQVFLNLQNALKPNGVLYVSFKYGESERVHNGREFTDLNENALTHLLSHTQLKVIKQWQSVDQRPERESEVWLNALIKVVHVL, translated from the coding sequence GTGTCAAACACCACACTTACTTATTACAATCAAAATGCTAAAGCCTTTAGCGACTCAACACTTAACGTTGATATGTCGGCGCTTTATGCTGAGTTTTTACCGCACGTTGCACAAAAAGGGCATATTTTAGATGCCGGTTGTGGCAGTGCGCGCGATGCCGTATTTTTTAAAGCGCAGGGTTTTACTGTGAGTGCGTTTGATGCAAGCCCAGAGCTGGCAGAGTTGGCAAGCAGTTACTTACAACAACCTGTAGCGGTTAAAACATTCCAAGAGCTAAATTGTGTAAATCAATACGACGGTATTTGGTGCTGCGCTAGTTTATTGCACGTCCCAAAGGCTGAATTACCGCAGGTGTTTTTAAACCTACAAAATGCACTAAAACCAAACGGCGTTTTATATGTATCGTTTAAATACGGCGAGTCAGAGCGTGTGCATAATGGCCGTGAATTTACCGATTTAAACGAAAATGCTTTAACGCATTTACTTAGTCATACACAGTTAAAAGTTATTAAACAGTGGCAAAGTGTTGATCAGCGCCCAGAGCGCGAAAGCGAAGTATGGCTAAATGCGCTTATAAAAGTAGTGCACGTTTTATGA
- a CDS encoding HNH endonuclease, with the protein MAKCAYKSSARFMSGAMQQQLDFIAYIQRMLVEGEFTATYKYALLHAIADVCVEQKEHNPNIQMEIKIDTLVDKFIQLYWNHSIPYSIDSSSLITNSEDMLLKQNSKGQAKFITEIFKLQNAGVKSYTAFKNADQYEKVISSLRDTFIKGPLWRLQLLSGQEECFLYSHTLIGEARKPKSIRLNAGIDQCFRRFYDLVVHLATTEWLEKVQTIKSNQSLIGPQSQLQDFLFGTNRTALKQVAPLLIDIQKGLCFYCQKPLNLTKSKAKSDSKALEIDHFIPFKRYPNDLAHNFVAAHSDCNNSKRDHLAALIHRDRWVEQNLDIYSHEITKQLKPYFYCDADKSQSVSDWAYQVAQANSAKLWVAKGSFEEAAGFKYQQPKTGLDLVAEEKRKYDV; encoded by the coding sequence ATGGCTAAATGCGCTTATAAAAGTAGTGCACGTTTTATGAGTGGAGCAATGCAGCAACAGCTCGACTTTATTGCATATATTCAGCGAATGCTAGTTGAAGGTGAATTCACAGCTACTTATAAATATGCGTTACTACATGCAATTGCCGATGTGTGTGTGGAGCAAAAAGAACATAATCCCAATATACAAATGGAAATAAAAATCGACACCTTAGTCGATAAATTTATTCAACTTTATTGGAATCACTCAATACCTTATTCAATCGATTCATCGTCGCTCATTACTAACAGTGAAGACATGCTGCTTAAACAAAACAGCAAAGGCCAAGCAAAATTTATTACCGAGATATTTAAATTACAAAATGCGGGCGTTAAAAGCTATACCGCTTTTAAAAATGCAGATCAATACGAAAAGGTAATAAGTTCACTGCGTGATACTTTCATAAAAGGGCCATTATGGCGTTTGCAGTTATTATCAGGGCAAGAAGAGTGCTTTTTATATTCCCATACATTAATAGGTGAGGCGCGAAAGCCTAAGAGTATTCGCTTAAACGCGGGTATTGATCAGTGCTTTAGGCGTTTTTACGATTTGGTTGTGCATTTAGCTACAACTGAGTGGTTAGAAAAAGTACAAACAATAAAATCTAATCAATCGTTAATTGGCCCGCAAAGCCAGTTACAAGATTTTTTATTTGGAACTAACCGAACAGCCTTAAAGCAAGTTGCACCGCTACTGATAGATATACAAAAAGGATTATGTTTTTACTGTCAGAAACCGTTAAACCTTACAAAAAGCAAGGCTAAATCTGATAGCAAAGCACTCGAAATCGATCATTTTATTCCCTTTAAACGTTATCCAAACGACTTAGCTCATAACTTTGTGGCAGCACACTCAGATTGCAATAATAGCAAACGCGATCATCTTGCAGCATTAATTCATCGTGATCGCTGGGTTGAGCAAAACCTCGATATTTATTCGCATGAAATAACCAAACAACTAAAGCCATATTTTTATTGCGATGCAGATAAATCACAATCGGTTAGTGATTGGGCGTATCAGGTTGCACAGGCTAACAGTGCAAAATTATGGGTGGCGAAAGGCAGTTTTGAAGAAGCGGCTGGTTTTAAATATCAGCAGCCAAAAACAGGGCTTGATTTAGTGGCGGAAGAAAAGCGAAAGTATGACGTGTAA
- a CDS encoding P-loop NTPase fold protein, whose translation MIDSIRKREKMPIVLDLNKVDFERDIQEGEIWQQDAVFEFNQRLEKTIKQAKKHKDNEGNNPTIIHDAIFIGGARGTGKTVFLQNIKGFWKKYKDENDLDVKAHFCDSIDPTLLVDHDNFANVIIAHLYNEVETYLESKQCNAVNEDSFYQSLRVVSKSLGKRENLDDDLSGLDRVIKYRSGIQLVKHFDSYINECRKILGVDAIVLPIDDIDMALARAYDVLDIVRRLLGCPKIIPIITGDLELYEPIIENRFTKDEDDKSNEIIGSQKAEQLTQEYLKKVIPHHNRISLEPIDRLLPCMIIYDFGDTEKREPLSYKDYITKFISCLFGPLNSEERSCDWPMPDSAREVTQLVRDFSPSELKKENRAELWQRYIVWARLKQNSVAYSNAVTALQIENSKVKENNDYITLNELHSFNPILQMNDLTCSGTVILATH comes from the coding sequence ATGATTGATTCAATAAGAAAAAGAGAAAAAATGCCAATAGTATTAGATTTAAACAAAGTAGATTTTGAAAGAGATATTCAAGAAGGTGAAATATGGCAACAGGATGCAGTATTTGAATTTAATCAGCGATTAGAAAAAACAATAAAACAAGCAAAAAAGCATAAGGATAATGAAGGTAATAACCCTACAATTATTCATGATGCAATATTCATTGGTGGTGCAAGAGGAACAGGAAAAACAGTTTTTTTACAAAATATAAAAGGCTTTTGGAAAAAGTATAAAGATGAAAATGATTTGGATGTGAAAGCACATTTTTGCGACTCTATTGATCCAACCCTTTTAGTAGATCATGATAATTTTGCTAATGTCATAATTGCACATTTATATAATGAAGTGGAAACGTATTTAGAATCAAAACAATGTAATGCTGTTAATGAGGATTCATTTTATCAATCCTTGAGAGTGGTTTCTAAATCATTAGGAAAGAGGGAAAACTTGGATGATGATTTAAGTGGTTTGGATCGTGTAATTAAATACCGCAGTGGAATACAGTTAGTTAAACATTTTGATAGTTATATTAATGAATGCAGAAAAATATTAGGTGTTGATGCAATTGTCCTACCTATAGATGATATTGATATGGCATTAGCTCGTGCATATGATGTTTTAGATATTGTGCGCCGATTATTAGGTTGCCCTAAAATAATTCCTATAATTACAGGTGATCTAGAGTTATATGAACCAATAATAGAAAATCGATTCACAAAAGACGAAGATGACAAATCAAACGAAATAATTGGAAGTCAAAAAGCTGAGCAGTTAACGCAAGAGTATCTAAAAAAAGTAATACCCCACCATAATCGAATCAGCTTAGAACCAATAGATAGACTTTTACCATGTATGATTATTTATGATTTTGGTGACACAGAAAAGCGTGAACCATTAAGTTATAAAGACTATATAACTAAATTTATTTCTTGCTTATTTGGTCCATTGAATAGTGAAGAAAGAAGCTGTGATTGGCCAATGCCTGATTCAGCTCGTGAAGTTACCCAATTAGTTCGAGATTTTTCTCCTAGTGAACTAAAAAAAGAAAACCGCGCTGAGTTATGGCAACGCTATATTGTGTGGGCAAGATTAAAGCAAAATAGTGTAGCTTATTCAAATGCAGTTACAGCACTGCAAATAGAAAACTCAAAGGTAAAAGAAAATAATGATTATATAACTTTAAATGAATTACATTCATTTAATCCAATATTACAAATGAACGACTTGACATGTAGTGGTACAGTGATTTTGGCCACCCATTAA
- a CDS encoding IS3 family transposase (programmed frameshift), which translates to MTKLKRATYSAAIKLETAQLVVDQGYTQEDAAKAMGVGKSTVSKWVTQLKLERNGQTPLASPMTPEQIEIRELKKQIQRIELEKDIFKKGYRSLDVRLPEQFSLIEKLNQRERYPISVLCSVFNVHRSSYKYWAIRDTTPTPEQVRLEAEVKAIHAMSGGSAGARTIAAIATNNDFELSRYRAAKLMVKLKLESCQVPQHSYKRGGNEHLEIPNLLDRQFDVVEPDTVWCGDVTYIWTGNRWAYLAVVIDLFARKVVGWAMSLSPDTNLTLKALELAYESRGKPSGLMFHSDQGSHYTSLKYRQRLWRYKITQSMSRRGNCWDNAPMERFFRSFKTEWMPKVGYGNFIDSKYSVSDYINGYYNNVRPHHYNAGLAPNESEVRYQDSKTVAKIS; encoded by the exons ATGACGAAATTAAAACGCGCAACATATTCAGCGGCAATTAAATTAGAAACGGCTCAGCTTGTAGTAGACCAAGGTTATACGCAAGAAGACGCAGCAAAAGCGATGGGGGTGGGTAAATCAACCGTCAGTAAGTGGGTTACTCAATTAAAGCTAGAACGTAATGGTCAGACACCTTTAGCTTCACCAATGACGCCCGAACAAATTGAAATCCGTGAACTTAAAAAACAAATCCAACGCATTGAATTAGAAAAGGATATAT TTAAAAAAGGCTACCGCTCTCTTGATGTCCGACTCCCTGAACAATTCTCATTAATTGAGAAATTGAATCAACGAGAGCGTTATCCAATTAGTGTGCTATGCAGCGTATTCAATGTGCATCGCAGCAGCTATAAATACTGGGCCATACGCGATACAACGCCGACACCTGAGCAAGTAAGGTTAGAGGCTGAAGTAAAAGCAATACATGCGATGAGTGGTGGTTCAGCAGGTGCACGGACAATCGCAGCGATAGCAACGAACAATGATTTTGAATTGAGCCGTTATCGTGCAGCTAAGCTAATGGTTAAATTAAAGCTTGAAAGCTGCCAAGTACCTCAACATTCATATAAACGCGGTGGTAATGAACACCTTGAAATCCCAAATCTGCTTGATAGACAGTTTGATGTTGTTGAACCAGATACCGTGTGGTGCGGTGATGTGACGTATATTTGGACAGGCAATCGCTGGGCTTATTTAGCCGTCGTTATTGATTTATTTGCACGTAAAGTGGTTGGCTGGGCAATGTCGTTGTCGCCAGATACTAATTTAACGCTAAAAGCGCTTGAACTCGCGTATGAAAGCAGAGGTAAGCCAAGTGGATTGATGTTTCACTCAGACCAAGGAAGCCACTATACAAGCTTGAAGTACCGCCAACGTTTATGGCGCTATAAAATCACACAAAGTATGAGTAGACGTGGAAATTGTTGGGATAATGCGCCAATGGAGCGATTTTTTAGAAGTTTTAAGACAGAATGGATGCCAAAGGTTGGATATGGAAACTTTATAGACTCTAAATATAGCGTGAGCGATTACATAAATGGATATTACAATAATGTTAGGCCACATCATTATAATGCTGGTTTAGCGCCAAATGAATCTGAGGTTAGATATCAAGATTCTAAAACTGTGGCCAAAATTAGTTGA
- a CDS encoding amidohydrolase family protein: protein MLLLDLEWLAPVTRLRSDRWLEFYVQCGDGKLTLNRERAANEAADLALFDHQFYLENMHRRDDNKAINNIWGSGYRANSLLKQLRVMQQKLLVWQGSSFTVNENNLKHWSAILSKIDPVWLIAIGYSDKIKQNLLHVDNVSELIDEQCFSAFPKGFSQKKYADNHVHLGGNGNYTPALAEVSLFLRNKPKSIFENSTSTPKLSEFTKYSSGERNINELPVLIKLLFNDLIATLGKDNSKCNKVDWQRPQFWTIPDESIGDLLTTSSKNNNVTKLLNAAINCNRQDSNKMWLLIAIALVHHGDVYASCDLWLYKLSAYITGNNILRSMMISSGVGLTSFVEHFSFKPRQGSDQVIEYGKHSYESDSDKNTLREFKISDQTVTARYLAEFGFDFIEKNQFNNRQFTFHFSRSFKQNYHAQEKGNLQIYDKRYTTKRLELSKSLRRLQKVFTSSSLQKYEYEKLGNSKVQSLNLCALIRGIDVSGNENDFPIEVFAPAIRVLRNSAYQPDNKNFIPQRKLHLSIHAGEDFSHLLTGLRTIDETIEFCDYESSDRVGHALALGVDVKKWASRQQRAYVPLSSHLDNLVWVYNYAIEVTKKASQFTVMLAVFERKISKWSHKLFGEDRSKYILFEAWRLRRNCPEYFDTELNNSSEESVAWLPDFKSKRMNMNAEAIKYWKEYTDNGIKKIKRNTTEKIVSVYFGGDHAPFINDEYSEIVDRFELDFYEALQDYLIEKYSRKGVVIEACPTSNIYIGRFKCYSEHPVYRWYPVDNTLLNAGEKFNRFGIRTGPITVCVNTDDAGLMPSTIENEHRILKEIAISHFNIGNEMAECWIERLRKIGVDIFKSNHIDCRD, encoded by the coding sequence ATGCTATTACTCGATCTTGAATGGTTGGCACCCGTCACGCGTCTTCGTTCAGATAGATGGCTTGAGTTTTATGTACAGTGCGGAGATGGCAAGCTCACTTTAAATAGAGAGAGAGCGGCTAATGAAGCTGCTGACTTAGCGTTATTTGATCACCAATTTTACTTAGAAAATATGCACCGTCGTGATGATAATAAAGCTATAAATAATATCTGGGGGAGTGGTTATCGGGCAAACTCATTACTAAAGCAATTACGGGTAATGCAACAAAAGTTACTCGTTTGGCAAGGTTCAAGCTTTACTGTTAATGAAAATAATTTAAAGCATTGGTCTGCTATTTTGTCAAAAATAGATCCTGTTTGGCTCATAGCAATAGGTTACAGCGATAAAATCAAACAAAATTTACTTCACGTAGATAACGTAAGTGAATTAATAGACGAACAATGCTTTTCTGCATTCCCCAAAGGATTTAGTCAAAAGAAATATGCAGATAATCATGTACATTTAGGTGGGAACGGTAATTATACTCCAGCTCTAGCTGAGGTATCTCTGTTTTTAAGAAATAAACCTAAATCAATTTTTGAAAATAGCACTTCAACTCCTAAACTATCTGAATTTACCAAATATTCAAGTGGTGAGCGTAATATCAACGAGCTACCAGTTCTCATAAAGTTGTTGTTCAACGATTTAATAGCAACACTGGGAAAGGATAACAGTAAATGTAATAAAGTAGATTGGCAACGTCCCCAGTTTTGGACAATTCCTGATGAAAGTATAGGAGATCTACTAACTACAAGCTCGAAAAATAATAACGTAACTAAGCTACTTAATGCTGCCATTAATTGTAATAGACAAGACTCAAATAAGATGTGGTTATTAATAGCCATAGCATTAGTGCATCACGGGGATGTTTACGCGAGCTGCGATCTTTGGTTGTACAAACTGAGTGCTTACATTACAGGAAATAATATTTTACGTTCTATGATGATTAGCTCTGGTGTGGGCCTAACAAGTTTTGTTGAGCACTTTTCTTTTAAACCGAGGCAGGGCAGTGATCAAGTCATAGAATATGGTAAGCATAGTTACGAAAGTGACTCAGATAAAAATACGTTACGTGAATTTAAAATATCTGATCAGACGGTTACAGCAAGGTATTTAGCTGAATTTGGCTTTGATTTTATAGAAAAGAATCAATTTAATAATAGGCAATTTACCTTTCATTTTAGTCGTTCGTTTAAACAAAACTACCATGCCCAAGAAAAAGGAAATCTTCAAATATATGATAAACGTTATACAACAAAACGATTAGAATTATCAAAGTCATTACGTAGGCTGCAAAAAGTATTTACATCTTCTTCATTGCAAAAATATGAGTATGAAAAGCTAGGTAATTCGAAAGTACAAAGTTTAAATTTATGCGCGCTGATTCGTGGAATTGATGTTTCGGGTAATGAAAACGATTTTCCAATTGAGGTTTTTGCTCCCGCGATACGAGTGTTAAGAAATAGCGCTTATCAACCAGATAATAAAAATTTCATTCCTCAAAGGAAACTGCATTTAAGTATTCATGCGGGAGAAGATTTCAGCCATTTATTAACTGGTTTAAGAACCATTGATGAAACAATAGAATTTTGTGATTATGAATCTAGTGACAGAGTTGGTCATGCTTTAGCATTAGGGGTTGACGTTAAAAAATGGGCTTCTCGTCAGCAGCGCGCATACGTCCCTCTGAGTTCACATTTAGACAATTTAGTGTGGGTATATAATTATGCCATTGAGGTTACGAAAAAAGCCTCACAGTTTACTGTAATGTTAGCTGTTTTTGAGAGGAAAATATCAAAGTGGAGTCATAAGTTATTTGGTGAGGACAGATCTAAGTATATATTGTTCGAAGCCTGGCGGTTAAGAAGAAATTGTCCAGAATATTTTGATACAGAGTTAAATAACAGTAGTGAAGAGAGCGTGGCTTGGTTACCTGATTTTAAATCGAAAAGAATGAATATGAATGCAGAGGCTATTAAGTATTGGAAAGAATATACTGATAATGGAATTAAAAAAATAAAAAGAAATACCACTGAAAAAATTGTTAGTGTTTATTTTGGAGGCGACCATGCGCCCTTTATAAATGATGAGTATAGTGAGATTGTCGATAGATTTGAACTTGATTTTTATGAAGCTCTTCAAGATTATTTGATCGAGAAATATAGCAGAAAAGGTGTCGTTATCGAGGCTTGTCCAACATCTAACATCTATATTGGTCGGTTTAAGTGCTATTCAGAGCATCCAGTCTATCGATGGTATCCTGTAGATAATACTTTACTCAATGCAGGCGAAAAATTTAATCGTTTTGGTATTCGCACTGGACCAATTACTGTTTGTGTGAATACTGATGATGCTGGGCTTATGCCTTCTACAATTGAAAATGAGCATCGTATTTTAAAAGAGATAGCTA